In the Tribolium castaneum strain GA2 chromosome 1, icTriCast1.1, whole genome shotgun sequence genome, one interval contains:
- the Papss gene encoding bifunctional 3'-phosphoadenosine 5'-phosphosulfate synthase yields MSSQEDIIKKQKTCMQVATNVTEQRHHVSRAKRGQILGHLRGFRGCTVWFTGLSGAGKTSIAFELEAYLIQHGIPAYGLDGDNMRTGLNKDLGFSKQDREENIRRVAEVARLFADAGQICLCSFVSPFAEDRELARRIHRDNDLPFFEVFVDCPLPVCEQRDTKGLYHKARQGAIKGFTGIDQPYEKPEHPDLVVKTIESSVEESMFHVVEMLQENGIIPLVEEDYEKVLELFVPKDRLAAANEEAATLPKLNLTVLDLQWLQVLSEGWASPLKGFMREDQFLQTLHFNCLLDEVKNTNQSIPIVLPVSSADKERLDGASALSLYHNGICYAILRKPEFYYHRKEERVARQFGITNKDHPYIKMVYESGDWLVGGELEVLKRVQWGDELDHYRLTPNELRRKFKLMGADAVFAFQLRNPIHNGHALLMQDTRKQLKERGYRKPVLLLHPLGGWTKDDDVPLHTRLLQHQAVLDEGLLDRFSTVLAIFPSPMMYAGPTEVQWHAKARMNAGANFYIVGRDPAGVPHPRGKDATPDGNLYDVTHGARVLKMAPGLTSLEIIPFRVAAYDCKNKKMAFFDPARKEEFEFISGTKMRTLARNGDNPPDGFMAPKAWRVLADYYQSLIKDKY; encoded by the exons ATGTCGAGCCAAGAAGACATCATTAAGAAGCAGAAGACGTGCATGCAAGTGGCCACCAACGTCACGGAGCAGCGGCACCACGTCTCCCGAGCCAAGCGCGGCCAGATTTTGGGGCACCTGCGGGGCTTCCGGGGCTGCACTGTCTGGTTCACGGGGCTGTCTGGCGCAGGTAAAACCTCCATAGCCTTCGAACTGGAGGCCTACCTCATCCAGCACGGCATCCCCGCCTACGGCCTGGACGGCGACAACATGCGCACGGGGCTCAACAAGGACCTGGGGTTCAGCAAACAGGACCGGGAGGAGAACATAAGACGCGTGGCGGAAGTGGCGCGACTTTTCGCAGACGCTGGCCAGATCTGTCTTTGTAGCTTCGTGTCCCCATTTGCAGAAGACAGGGAGCTGGCCCGGAGGATACACCGCGATAACGACCTCCCGTTCTTCGAAGTGTTTGTCGATTGTCCGCTGCCGGTGTGCGAGCAGAGGGACACCAAGGGGCTGTACCACAAGGCCAGGCAGGGGGCTATCAAGGGGTTCACGGGGATTGACCAGCCGTACGAGAAGCCAGAGCATCCCGATTTGGTCGTGAAGACGATTGAGTCGTCGGTGGAGGAGTCGATGTTCCACGTTGTGGAGATGTTGCAAGAAAATGGGATTATTCCCCTGGTGGAGGAGGATTACGAGAAGGTGCTGGAGCTGTTTGTGCCCAAGGACCGGCTTGCTGCCGCCAATGAGGAGGCGGCGACTTTGCCCAAGTTGAATTTGACTGTCCTGGATTTGCAGTGGCTGCAG GTTTTGAGCGAAGGCTGGGCCTCCCCCTTAAAAGGCTTCATGCGCGAAGACCAATTCCTGCAAACCCTCCACTTCAACTGCCTCCTCGACGAAGTGAAAAACACTAACCAATCAATCCCCATCGTCTTGCCCGTCTCATCCGCCGACAAAGAGCGCCTCGACGGCGCCTCGGCCCTATCTCTCTACCACAACGGCATCTGCTACGCCATTCTGCGCAAACCCGAATTCTACTACCACCGCAAGGAAGAACGCGTCGCCCGCCAATTCGGCATCACCAACAAAGACCACCCTTACATAAAAATGGTCTACGAATCGGGCGACTGGCTCGTGGGGGGCGAACTCGAAGTCCTGAAACGCGTGCAATGGGGCGACGAACTCGACCACTACCGACTCACCCCCAACGAACTCCGCCGAAAGTTCAAGTTAATGGGGGCTGACGCAGTTTTCGCCTTCCAACTGCGCAACCCCATCCACAACGGTCACGCGCTGCTGATGCAAGACACGCGGAAACAGCTGAAAGAAAGGGGCTACCGCAAGCCGGTGCTGCTTTTGCACCCTCTGGGTGGTTGGACGAAAGACGACGATGTTCCCCTTCACACTAGATTGCTCCAACACCAAGCTGTGCTAGATGAGGGCTTGCTTGATCGGTTCTCGACCGTTCTGGCCATTTTCCCGAGTCCCATGATGTACGCGGGACCCACTGAAGTGCAGTGGCATGCCAAGGCGCGGATGAACGCGGGCGCGAATTTCTATATCGTTGGGAGAGATCCCGCAGGAGTGCCGCACCCACGGGGGAAGGACGCGACTCCAGATGGGAACTTGTACGATGTCACCCATGGGGCTCGTGTGCTGAAGATGGCACCTGGGTTAACCTCGCTTGAGATCATTCCCTTCCGGGTGGCCGCCTACGATTGCAAGAACAAGAAAATGGCCTTCTTTGATCCGGCCAGGAAGGAGGAGTTTGAGTTCATTTCGGGGACGAAGATGAGGACGCTTGCGCGTAATGGGGATAACCCACCGGATGGGTTTATGGCGCCCAAGGCCTGGAGGGTGCTTGCCGATTACTACCAGTCTTTGATTAAAGATAAATATTAG